cggagctcgtacggacgagttgacggggataaaaacggggtccggaaaagcctgtttaggctaccccatttaagtgaggaaaagttgattttccttttcctttttaaattctttttctttatctccCTCGCCGAAAACCCCTCTCCCTCGCGAGCCGACCCTTGCCCTAAACCTCGCGACGCCTTCACCCGAGCCCTAAGCGAGCGGTTCCTTCTCCCACTCCGCGTACAAAACCTCCCAGCCAAGGgctttgctttcttcttcctcatcctctgCCCCTCACGGCGACAGCATTCTCTGCCCTAACCGACGCCACTGCCGGCACAGGTTTCTCAGCGTCAGCCGCCGTCGTCGTGCCCTAATCAGCCGGGCCGATTtcccctttctcctctcctctgtgCTGCCGCTGACTCCAACAACCGACGCCGACTATAGAGTGCCGGCGCCGCCCGATTTCTGACGGTCGTCTCTGCCTTAGATTTCCGCCAGTGGTACGTTTTGCGCCCTAGTTTTAGCTTTACTTCAGTTGAGCTTTCTTCTCCAGCGATGATCTCTCGTCATTGCCTTGTTGTCGATTTCTTTTTGTGCTCCAGCCACCGGTGGATAGCTGGGTGGTGTTGGCTGGGAAGCTTTTGGTAGCAACATCTCCGGCAGTGAGCTGAGGCATTCAACTCAGGTGAGTTTTGATTGAGATTTTCTCATGGATTTAAATCCAGATATAGATGGATTAAGGTTGAGATTCCTTAACCTAAATCAATTAAAATGATTGGTAAGCCAGATCTGGATTAGAACCTGTGATTTAATAGGCATATAATAAATCCTAATTAgaaggtgtaattagggttactgaaactaaccctagttggtcgatggattagaatttagtttggctaattgttgtatgataaattagctaaactagacattatgtttgatgctacaggactttgacgcgagacgagtatctcggagtcagattggacctttctattttcggaggcgggtacttttgacttattgtctttgatatgcttagtaatgaaattaacaatttgcattaattgtgttttcttatttgtttcggttaatcactacccgatacatgttacctgcttgattgattgtttgtttgcatatcgtgttgatacctatctgatttcacatgctcatgggtagtgatataaccatgttttaccatgtcaggacctaggtttgatatcttatttgatcagtataccttgatatgatttatttactttggtgcacattatcatatgtccagagattgatttagcatattaccgtgcttagtgacatgcaccattcgcatgattgcatgctgtgtgagagattattccattattgtcgagcactttgccagttttcattactgttcggtgctccgttgtgacgctcatgggtagcgtgacacagcgtggtagcacgtcagtttgactcttccggtgctccgttgatccgctcatgggtagtgtgacgcagcgtgtagcacgttagagattcctccccgtcatagtgtaccgggagatgagagcattgcgctcccccatttatgatttggggtaggagtatgtatgtactccgacagcatcccgtccactcgatcactcatcaggagtagtgttgcagagtgcacggtcgtcacagccctacccactcggtcccacttttgttatgagttggctgactggcgtcaggggtgaccatgacattggcatcatatgcatgatgcattttattgtttgtgattgtgtttgctgcatttatatgctgcatattgtttggatacctatgtttgacatgcatacaggtcttctatacctttcggactgtttgtccttataccgggtcctggttagtacagattctctcctgtctacttcggtttgcatttacctttatttttatcaggagactgtacgcatgattagtgctaggtgttatttctttactttgcatatcaattgtacctgctgagtgttggactcaccccgcctccattgttgttatattttcaggttgaggctgtccggagcagttccagtcgctagtcctcactgcacgtagtgctagatccctgcagacctcgacgttttatttatcatttagtttagttcttatttggttatgtgtgtacttggttatttggatacttggacatcgtatgtttttcttttgatattgatggatgttctattcgatatgttttactacatgcctgcctggatggcagaagaggtaagtttgccgaatttgtgttttacgagtgtagttgagtagggtggttttcgagtcagagtattactgctttgtttgattatatataactgcgtggatatttgtgtggttgtgttatatttattgttattattccagccgcatgtggctgaggtatggagatatgtagaaagtttcagattgtccgccgtacaggggagatgctgccgaaatttcttcggacggggactcctttggggcgtgacacatatcgtttaaatagacagaacaacatttgttctttattgtaaacgaaaatcctttcttgtccaaacaagaaactgaaattatgttcttagtcaagacaggcacataataacaatcatctaattctagtacaagcccggagggcagagatagatggaaagttcctatagcaatagcagcaacccgtgctccattgcctactcgtaggtctatctcacccttcgtcaatgccctgctatttctcagcgcttgtacattagtacaaatgtgcgaagcacatccggtatctaatacccacgatgaagaaatagagaggttgacttctataacatgtatacctgaagtagaaatcttatttctcttcttcttaagatcttccaagtattctttggagttcctcttccagtgccttgcttgtccttgatataggtgacaaagatgttcaaccatattgtaagtgctcatcaactcatgttgcttctgaagctctgagttcatggttgcgagcattagacatgacacatctaatgcatcatcttgatgcttcttgtaagcatctcggtctgctcgcgtggcagtggcaggaggagcctccggaatgggctgctccagaacgtacagtttacgctcttgggtgagaactattctcaggttcctgtaccagtccaggaaatttgctccgttgagcttgtccttcttaaggacagatcgtagagagaaggtgttcgtattcgacgtcatggaaattctacaatagaaataaatgcagaaataagtatcatattcttaatcatttaattagacctttaactaaatgatgctcccactgaattctataattcacgtgggacaagatccacatcatactaacccttgagttagctttggctaatacgcccaagacttagtatgattggtaggtaacgattatcaattacatctctatgcaactcttgtttataggataaaatccgcatttatattaaaactcgagttagctttggcgaatacgcccgagagttaatatatatgtgattttgacctaactttccaaccgttggaagaatgtctatagttatactcgatccaactgagttaactaggaatactcaatctaattgagttgtactcacccatgctttgataggcgggaccaaggttgtccctccgtaccctaccaagatagtatgtgttgctctgctttggcagattcaacaactacatgcgatcgaggtagtggtaggtatcatggcatggtagacattttgagttgttgtgatttagatctaatctaaatgatgttgtatcatatacacgaaatagatctaatctaatcgatagagtgcatcttgtacacgatgtagatctaatctaatcgtaaaggTGCATCTtttgcacgatttagatctaatcttaatcgctaggcactaattaattacttaattaaacatgcatcatatacacaagtaattaactaagttttgtgattagtcatgaccctactacgatcttctcaagccaatgagaagatcggatggtcaacctaaggtcaacttctcaagcgccttccttttgaccaccttgtgttgctcgcgccttcctcgtaactccgtctcgagtggaccttccacaactccaattttgtacattacaattttgaaactcgagttacattcgagtctaaatctaatttacaacaagaatatataaaagagaggcacaacgcgcaggtcgcgaatgatatacagcacacgcaaacacaaatgacggcgcgcaggccgtattataaattacaacacaatttccaaatctaatttggggcatttgggccatgactatcacaaaattaatatataattcaaaattatatatttctgtaatttttctgtaatttttcataattttacatattttatgagtaaatttttcccggcggtcccgattagcgatttcgggcgcaatcgcggagcaaatccccttgcggggttaggggcagtacccctacccgcgatctaaccatcgcgagttgctcctaagcgatccaagagcgccttatcccgctgtcccaaaaagatttgggtcgaaacgatgccgtttcgggaaaaacttctcggtagtcgaagcctacaagtgtataaacacttgtgcttcgcttctacgagaaaaattactcttaaaactataaaaaccataaatttacagaaatgtacagaagctttaatttttcataaaaatcaaattaaactcgtacaagcttcgcacgtggctctgataccactgttgggtttttcgggccgcgaaaaccgctttttcgcgtcgcggaaaccccgaatcaccctagccaacggatctcgtgcgaagaaaaattcgaaaacatacgagtacgagttacaaaacttctagatctacatgatgaagatctttacccttgttgcgtgcccttttgcgtatcccgctcgtcctcggtacgccggatctcgaagttgtcaatgtagacaactctctacacgtatccacacgaacacactaggtggaggtgaccaaaaaccaaggtgtgctagcacctatgtggttcggccaaggaaggaggagagggagagcttgagaggaagaagatgcaaaattccacacttgaatgaataatgaaaatcaattcacaccccattcaaaatgtggccggccacctttctcatgtgtaactcccctcattaatgcattaaattgtcatcaaggagagaatgtaacctccatgtggtggcactcactagtaactcccatgaggtggcaaccatgatgatgtggagtaacatcattagtccacatcaatgccaactcaccaatgaggtggcataaagtcaagtcaaactagacttttaatcttcctctcaagtcaagtcaaacttgaccaaatctcttccatggttgatctaatctaaccatttgattcaagccaatttaatatataatgaatcttattcattaaattaaattgattcaatgagtcataatctaaattagactcattgaacacatgaatcaacttgagtccaactcaagttagcccaattaggattactcttaatccaatttgattcatcaaatgaatctaatcctcttggttcatcatatgaacctaatctccatctaattgtccttagtgtgtgaccctataggttcttgtaacattgacaatgccctaaacccatttaggagcataagtaatgagcggtatctagcaacacatcattactacccaagttacaagaatgtcgagatccgacatcaccttgtgactactaattgtgactcctcacaaaatatgacaagtgtccttctatcctagacatctagattgatcaatgtgaggcatagaccgtgtcatcctctgaccaatctaaatcttgaactccaagtagactcactaaatcaaatgagctcaatatcctatattggctcatttggacatggccatgcacttcgtggtctcactctatcaagaataccgatgtctctcccgtcatataggagggatagatcccatctacatcactcacatccctctgcataatttgatatatacccagtaatcgcctttatagtccacccagttacgggtgacgtttgacgaaaccaaagtacataactccttatgtagggatctatggtgacttcaggtctaaggactagtagtcatactaatagccacatgagaaagtatatgacactcatataacgatccatgatactttctcatggcgggtcattcagtatacattctctaatgtataccaatgtgtcaacttgatatctctatatccatgacttgtgagatcaagtcatcgagttgacctacatgctagtcttattgcattaacattgtccctgaatgttaatactcgactaggaatgattaagagtagtgtttcctatatcatctcactatcggttcaactaaccgattgatataggtgagaaccatctacttaaggacattattatacttagtttatttggcaccaatacaagtaagtataataaccaaaatccaaatgcctttatttatatagaatatgatacaataagtccaaaaatacaatcatcaaatgattggctctagggctctagctaacaaaaatAACGTAACAGAGAATCCGAACTAGAATCAGATTGACTTGAGGGAgtttaaaatagaaaattttgctttaaattttttttaagttttttaaaataactaaattttgaagaatcaatttaactttcaaaataaGCTTGCAAATGGAAGAGACAATATTCATTCAAACATAAGTTGCATAGaggttaattttcaaaaagtaaaataaacaaagtcaattttaaaactaagtttgtaacatccaaaaagttaatttttaaatttatagtaATTTTTAAGTAATAAGTTCTGAAAGAGTTAGTTTTTCTAAAATAAAGTtatataaatttcaaaaattaatatgtATAAAATTCATCTTTAGATTATAAAAGGTAAGTTTACAAACtctgattttcaaaatcaacaaaatctaattttcaaaactgagtttataaaattcaattttcaaaaatttaatttataaaagttagttTTCAAGAGtgggtaaaaaaatatttttcaaaactaattttacaaaatattttcaataaagaaaactaaaaaaaagaaatttgaattaattctccccctgaacctgacataaaaatctatctaaccagttagttacttacTGATTATTAAAGGATAGCaggcagcagctttcacttggctaGTCTAGCCAGTTAAGTCAATTGTAattagttagtgtttgactaaactgaataacttaacctgattgatatGTGTTTTATATTTAATGCTCAAACTTGttttgatgcactgaaataagcatcttaagtctagacaatctgtctatgcatctcaccccctTCTAAGTTCAGAAATATACTAATAAGTtagccctaatgtgttggtgagatgctcaaaccttagatctataggagcatgttttctaagggattgatctattctaaggctaaatctgattttttaaaattctaaaaatggaaaattttgaaaacataaacgTTTTTATTCTAGAATTTAAAGGcaccattttttaaaataattttgaaattaaagaatcTTAGtttattaaacacattcctaacttCCGTCgtagattgctaaactcactttcagggaagggtttggtaaatatgtcaacTAAATTAGACTTGggctcaatgtatttgagttcaatatctcctttagtgacatgatctctgataaaatgatgtctaatttcaatgtattttgttcttgaatgatgtacaagattttttgttaaattaattgagctaatattatcaattaatacttttacatttgagaggcttaaattaaaatcttttaaggtgtgcatcatccatagtagttgtgcgacacactctcctatagctatatactctgactcagttgtggataaagaaacacaatgttgctttttacttaatgctatcatgcttcctattttcatgataatttgcattaaaatgataaggattatttctagcatgcattttatcatgactaagaggaattgcactatttaagtttaccttgggtttgctcttaaaagctcccccttgatttgtgcttcctcctttgactttagttgtcttcttcccctttggacattggcttcgataatgtccattttggttgCACATGAAACACACAATGTTATGGGGATtgcctccttgggcttctccttgcccttgggtactacttgactcttcttcttggccaatttgggacactttctcttgtagtgcccatgctccctacactcaaagcaaatgatatgatttttgttatttacaaTTGATGTTTATATACCTTTGCTTGGAGGaatgatgcttgattctccatttgatttatcttgcattatgaaggttgcatcatctttttcttcttctcctcttgaggatGTGGTCCATCATTGCGAAATCGAACCATATGGATCGATAAATAGTGAGCTAATAATGGGATTTTTCGATAAAAGGGAAACTGAAAATTAAGATGCTCTGGAATGATGGAAATGAGGGAATGTCCACAATACCTGGAAAGAGTCAAATCCAATTTGAGGGATTTTGTAGGTTTATTAATGAGGGCTTAACGGAAGAATTTCATAAGTTTCTGAAAATTGAAGACACATAtcaagaaattgaatttaaattatttGTAGAAAGATATCAATTGGTGGAACCCTTGATAAACGAAAAAATTATCTAACGAATTAAACAAGtccaaacaaacaaaataagtaaAAGAATAGATCTATACTACCTAGTATCGTCATGATATCAGCCAATTTCATTCTTTTAACTAGTTGAGGAAGAATTTGCAAATTTATGAAGCCGGGTAGACGAATTTTCCATCTCCATGGGAAAATACTATTGTCTCCTATCAAATAAATTCCTAATTCCCCCTTTGGGGCTTCTACTCTTACGTAAAGTTCTTGTTTCGACAATTCAAAATTGGGCGAAGGTTTTTTACTAATAAATCTATATTCAAAATCATTCCATTCGGAATTTTTTGCTCTACCAAAGCGCCGGACTTCTAAATTTTCATAGGGTCCGCCAGGAATTCCTTCTAGGGCCTGTTGAATTATTTTTATGGATTCCCTCATTTCACCCATTCGTACTAAATAACGAGCTAATGAATCTCCTTCTTTTTGCCATTGGACTTCCCAATCGAATTCATTGTAACACTCATAATTATCAATTTTACGAAGATCCCATTGTATTCCAGAAGCTCGTAACATTGGTCCCGATAAACCCCAGTTTATCGCCTCCTCCCCACCAATAATGCCCACTCCTTCGACTCGTTCCAAAAAAATAGGATTTTGCGTAATAAGTTTTTGATATTCAAGAATCCCTGTTAAAAAATAATCACAAAAATCTAAACATTTATCTATCCAGCCATAAGGTAGATCGGCTGCTACGCCTCCGATGCGGAAATAATTATGCATCATTCGCATACCTGTGGCAGCTTCGAATAAATCATATATCAATTCCCTCTctctaaacatataaaaaaagggAGTCTGTGCACCGATATCCGCCATAAAAGGTCCAAGCCATAACAAATGAGAAGCTATACGACTCAGCTCCAGCATAATTACTCTGATATAGCTAGCCCTTTTAGGTACTTGAACATTTTCCAGTTGTTCTGGTGCATTTACCGTTATTGCCTCTGTGAACATAGTAGCTAAATAATCCCAACGTGTTACATAAGGCAAATATTGTATGATTGTTCAGTTTTTCGTTATTTTTTCCATACCCCTGTGTAAATAACCCAATATACGCTCACAGTCAATAACATCTTCACCATCGAGAGTAACAATTAGTCGAAGAACACCATGCATTGATGGGTGGTGAGGACCCATATTAATGATCATGAAATCTTTTTTTTCTTGAATCGAGCTGCTCAACGACCCCTTTGGGCTTCCGAACACTTTATTATATAGTATAGAACTAACTATATCTAACTATAGAACTAATCTAACGATATAGATAGAATAGTTAGAATATAATATATAGAACTACTTCTAACTATAATGTATAACATAATGTATTTacatatatacatatatgtatttttttatttttcaaataatttctaTATTAGATAgattttatatatatcttttataaaaaaatgatataaaataaaaaaatgaaattttacttatttaatttaattaattataatatgatgaatatcaatttaatcaaattgTAAAATACAATTTGAAAAAATCGAACtctttctaaaaacttaaaaaattttaaagcagctctataaaattatagaaatttaataGTTATTAACTAGTAACttataatttaattgttaattatatATAGTTATAGTGAATAATAGGTGCTAAGATAAGAAAAGGATAAAGTAAAGATACAATCTAAATTAAAATGAGACATTCCTCTGGTTTGATTTGGAAAGGGAAGAGATAGGACGAAAAAAAAGAATGAATATCGACCGTTTCACTATTTAAATTCGTACTGTAAAAATAAAAGGTAGGGGAAAAGGTATATATGTTGGATATACCTATCCATATTGAATTCCGAATACATCAATGATAGAATCAATTTGTTATTGAAACAAAAAGTTcatccaataaataaataaataaatatatatatatatatatatatatatatatatatatatatatatatatatatatatatatatatattattagttagagtcctagagccaatcatttgatgattgtatggactcattgtatcatattcttgtatattaataaaggcatttgtttggttattatacttatttgtattagtgccaaatagactaagtataatagcgtccttgagtagaaggttcatacctatatcaatcgattagttgaatcgatagtgagatgatatagggaacactactctaaatcattcctagtcgagtattaacattcagggacaatgttaatgcaataagactagcatgtaggtcagctcgatgacttgatctcacaagtcatggatatagagatatcaagctgacacatgggtatacattggagaatgtatactgaatgacccaccatgagaaagtatcatggatcgttatatgagtgtcatatactttctcatgtggctattagtatgactattagtccttagacctgaagtcaccatggatccctacataaggagttatgtactttggtttcgtcaaacgtcacccgtaactgggtggactataaaggcgattactgggtatgtaacgaattatgcagagggatgtgagtgatgtagatgtgatctatccctcctatatgacgggagagacatcagtattcctgatagagtgagaccacgaagtgcatggccatgcccaaatgagtcaatatgagatattgagctcatttgatttagtgagtctacttggagttcaggatttagattgatcagaggatgacacggtctgtgCCTcagattgatcaatctagatgtctaggatataaggacaatgtcatatattgtgaggagtcacaattagtagtcacaaggtgatgtcggatctcgacattcttgtaacttgggtagtaatgatgta
This window of the Zingiber officinale cultivar Zhangliang chromosome 3B, Zo_v1.1, whole genome shotgun sequence genome carries:
- the LOC122054937 gene encoding NAD(P)H-quinone oxidoreductase subunit H, chloroplastic-like — its product is MFTEAITVNAPEQLENVQVPKRASYIRVIMLELSRIASHLLWLGPFMADIGAQTPFFYMFRERELIYDLFEAATGMRMMHNYFRIGGVAADLPYGWIDKCLDFCDYFLTGILEYQKLITQNPIFLERVEGVGIIGGEEAINWGLSGPMLRASGIQWDLRKIDNYECYNEFDWEVQWQKEGDSLARYLVRMGEMRESIKIIQQALEGIPGGPYENLEVRRFGRAKNSEWNDFEYRFISKKPSPNFELSKQELYVRVEAPKGELGIYLIGDNSIFPWRWKIRLPGFINLQILPQLVKRMKLADIMTILGSIDLFFYLFCLFGLV